The Micromonospora sp. NBC_01740 genome includes a window with the following:
- a CDS encoding carbonic anhydrase produces the protein MSRPGSPGTQPGPERTLPAPATGGTPADVGTAFAVPASPEQALAELHAGNRRFVTGAPRHPNQDAGHRAAVADGQHPFAVIVGCSDSRLAAEIIFDRGLGDLFVVRTAGHTIGPEVLGSVEYAVTVLGTPLVVVLGHDSCGAVQAARTAAATGTPPVGHLCAVVDAVVPSLRRAAAEGVDDIDGIVDIHIAHTVEAMLGRSAVLAAEVAAGRCGVVGMSYRLTAGEVRTVAEVPAAAADAPEAAASAALA, from the coding sequence ATGAGTCGTCCCGGATCGCCAGGAACCCAACCGGGCCCGGAGCGGACGCTCCCGGCGCCGGCCACGGGCGGGACCCCGGCCGACGTCGGCACCGCGTTCGCCGTCCCCGCGAGTCCCGAGCAGGCGCTCGCCGAGCTGCACGCCGGTAACCGGCGGTTCGTGACCGGCGCCCCGCGCCACCCCAACCAGGACGCCGGGCACCGCGCCGCGGTCGCCGACGGGCAGCACCCCTTCGCGGTGATCGTCGGTTGCTCCGACTCCCGGCTCGCCGCCGAGATCATCTTCGACCGCGGCCTCGGTGACCTCTTCGTGGTCCGCACCGCCGGGCACACCATCGGTCCCGAGGTGCTGGGCAGCGTGGAGTACGCCGTCACGGTCCTGGGCACGCCGCTGGTGGTGGTGCTCGGGCACGACTCCTGCGGGGCCGTCCAGGCGGCGCGTACGGCGGCCGCCACCGGCACCCCGCCGGTCGGGCACCTGTGCGCCGTGGTGGACGCCGTGGTGCCCAGCCTGCGCCGGGCCGCCGCCGAGGGCGTGGACGACATCGACGGGATCGTCGACATCCACATCGCGCACACCGTCGAGGCGATGCTGGGCCGCTCCGCCGTCCTCGCCGCGGAGGTGGCCGCCGGCCGTTGCGGGGTGGTCGGCATGTCGTACCGGCTGACCGCCGGCGAGGTGCGGACGGTGGCCGAGGTGCCCGCCGCTGCGGCCGACGCGCCGGAGGCGGCGGCCAGCGCCGCGCTCGCCTGA
- a CDS encoding coiled-coil domain-containing protein: MTAPLRRWLTPVVAVLAALAVFAGPLPAAAAPTPPKPSGHGDDEPKLLDDLIEARNRSYVQAKAKLAKSKKRQLELALEVSRAQAELNALAPQVSQIAAQSYRTGRIGAVSMLLDTASPDSFVKRAAALDELNLVNSKKLAEVNAVKDRAEQAKLALDTEVREQQKLTNEMARGKREAEKALALVGGRGLTSGKVVATSPVAKIAPGRAADGDWTPLSPTEADPTTSGRITARTLHMYKEVKRAGFNRFVGCYRPGGPYEHPKGRACDWSLQKSGFSPWHNDDTYMYGNNLTAFLVRNADRLGVYYVIWNRQIWFPATGWSSYSGPSNHTDHVHVSLW, from the coding sequence GTGACGGCACCCCTACGCCGCTGGCTGACGCCCGTGGTGGCCGTACTCGCCGCTCTGGCGGTCTTCGCCGGGCCTCTCCCGGCGGCGGCCGCGCCCACCCCGCCCAAGCCCTCCGGGCACGGGGACGACGAGCCCAAGCTGCTCGACGACCTCATCGAGGCCCGGAACCGGTCCTACGTGCAGGCCAAGGCGAAGCTGGCGAAGTCGAAGAAGCGCCAGCTCGAACTGGCCCTGGAGGTCTCCCGGGCGCAGGCCGAACTGAACGCGCTGGCTCCCCAGGTCAGCCAGATCGCCGCCCAGTCCTACCGCACCGGGCGGATCGGCGCGGTGTCCATGCTGCTGGACACCGCCAGCCCCGACTCGTTCGTCAAGCGCGCCGCCGCCCTCGACGAGCTCAACCTGGTCAACTCCAAGAAGCTCGCCGAGGTGAACGCGGTCAAGGACCGCGCCGAGCAGGCCAAGCTGGCGCTCGACACCGAGGTCCGCGAACAGCAGAAGCTGACGAACGAGATGGCGCGCGGCAAGCGGGAGGCGGAGAAGGCGCTCGCGCTGGTCGGCGGCAGAGGGCTGACCAGCGGCAAGGTGGTCGCCACCTCGCCGGTGGCGAAGATCGCGCCGGGGCGGGCGGCCGACGGCGACTGGACGCCGCTGTCACCCACCGAGGCCGACCCCACCACCTCCGGCCGTATCACCGCGCGCACCCTGCACATGTACAAGGAGGTCAAGCGGGCCGGCTTCAACCGGTTCGTCGGCTGTTACCGCCCCGGCGGGCCCTACGAGCACCCGAAGGGCCGGGCCTGCGACTGGTCGCTGCAGAAGAGCGGCTTCTCCCCCTGGCACAACGACGACACCTACATGTACGGCAACAACCTGACCGCGTTCCTGGTCCGCAACGCCGACCGGCTCGGCGTCTACTACGTGATCTGGAACAGACAGATCTGGTTCCCGGCGACGGGCTGGAGCTCCTACAGCGGTCCGTCGAACCACACCGACCACGTCCACGTGTCCCTCTGGTAG
- a CDS encoding YibE/F family protein → MGADHTRPAPSAPPRVRRILVATVVPLFVATLIAALVLWPWDAPDPATGTDAPRYHGTVTRVVTEPCPPAPETPEGSPDAPQGPCGTVTVRVQDGPDAGQQVETPVPAGPGAPTVAVDDEIILVELTDPADPTASTYNIAEHQRGKPLVWLVALFAAAIVAFGRWRGLAALGGLAASFAILLTFVLPGISAGNPPLLVAVVGAALIMFVVLYLTHGVTAQTSVAVLGTLGSLVLTGVLGTIATAATHLTGFGSEDATTLSMYQADVDLHGLLLAGIIIGSLGVLDDVTVTQAATVTELAHANPGLSRTQLYRAATRVGRAHIASTVNTIVLAYAGASLPVLLLLTADSRAVTQLLTSEFLAQEIVRSAVATLGLIAAVPLTTALAALVTTAGRRGGDATDRAATAPAPTPRPATDRSEALEALSGPRGDTPSAAPAGWPDGHRSTDTAW, encoded by the coding sequence ATGGGCGCCGACCACACCCGTCCCGCTCCGTCCGCCCCGCCGAGGGTGCGGCGGATCCTCGTCGCGACGGTGGTGCCCCTCTTCGTCGCCACGCTGATCGCCGCCCTGGTGCTGTGGCCGTGGGACGCGCCCGACCCGGCGACCGGCACCGATGCGCCCCGCTACCACGGCACGGTGACCCGGGTGGTGACGGAGCCGTGCCCGCCCGCCCCGGAGACCCCGGAGGGGAGCCCCGACGCGCCACAGGGCCCCTGCGGCACGGTCACCGTACGGGTGCAGGACGGCCCCGACGCCGGCCAGCAGGTGGAGACGCCGGTGCCCGCGGGCCCCGGCGCGCCGACCGTCGCCGTGGACGACGAGATCATCCTGGTCGAGCTCACCGACCCCGCCGACCCCACGGCCAGCACCTACAACATCGCCGAGCACCAGCGCGGCAAGCCGCTGGTCTGGCTGGTGGCGCTCTTCGCGGCCGCCATCGTCGCCTTCGGGCGGTGGCGTGGGCTGGCCGCGCTGGGCGGCCTGGCGGCGAGCTTCGCCATCCTGCTGACCTTCGTGCTGCCGGGCATCAGCGCCGGGAACCCGCCCCTGCTGGTCGCGGTCGTCGGCGCCGCTCTGATCATGTTCGTGGTGCTCTACCTGACCCACGGCGTGACGGCGCAGACCTCGGTCGCCGTGCTCGGCACGCTGGGCAGCCTGGTGCTGACCGGTGTCCTCGGCACGATCGCCACCGCCGCGACCCACCTGACCGGGTTCGGCTCCGAGGACGCCACCACGCTGTCGATGTACCAGGCCGACGTCGACCTGCACGGGCTGCTGCTGGCCGGGATCATCATCGGCTCCCTCGGCGTGCTGGACGACGTCACGGTGACCCAGGCCGCCACGGTCACCGAGCTGGCGCACGCCAACCCCGGGCTGTCCCGGACGCAGCTCTACCGGGCGGCGACCCGGGTCGGCCGGGCGCACATCGCCTCGACGGTGAACACCATCGTGCTGGCGTACGCCGGCGCCTCGCTGCCGGTGCTGCTCCTGCTGACCGCCGACTCGCGGGCGGTGACCCAACTTCTCACCAGCGAGTTCCTCGCCCAGGAGATCGTCCGCAGCGCGGTCGCCACCCTGGGTCTGATCGCCGCCGTGCCGCTGACCACCGCGCTGGCGGCCCTGGTGACCACGGCCGGCCGACGCGGCGGGGACGCGACCGACCGCGCCGCCACCGCGCCCGCGCCGACGCCCCGGCCGGCCACCGACCGGTCCGAGGCGCTGGAGGCCCTCAGCGGGCCGCGCGGGGACACGCCGTCCGCCGCTCCCGCCGGATGGCCCGATGGGCACAGAAGTACGGACACCGCATGGTGA
- a CDS encoding metal-sensitive transcriptional regulator, with amino-acid sequence MTTPTPTPTRGYTASKDQLLARLRRVEGQVRGIEKMVDEDRYCIDVLTQISAIQAALDKVALGLLDGHARHCMREGAAEGRADEMATEMMAAVGRLMKRG; translated from the coding sequence ATGACCACACCGACGCCCACCCCGACCAGGGGTTACACCGCCAGCAAGGATCAGCTGCTCGCGCGGCTGCGCCGCGTCGAGGGGCAGGTCCGTGGCATCGAGAAGATGGTCGACGAGGATCGCTACTGCATCGACGTGCTCACCCAGATCTCCGCGATCCAGGCCGCTCTGGACAAGGTCGCGCTGGGCCTGCTCGACGGGCACGCCCGGCACTGCATGCGCGAGGGCGCGGCCGAGGGCCGCGCCGACGAGATGGCCACCGAGATGATGGCCGCCGTCGGCCGCCTGATGAAGCGCGGCTGA
- a CDS encoding heavy-metal-associated domain-containing protein, with amino-acid sequence MITTTYQVQGMTCGHCATAVSTEVGAIQGVSDVQVDVAAGRVTVTSEGPLETDTVRSAVDEAGYDLVGA; translated from the coding sequence ATGATCACCACGACGTACCAGGTGCAGGGCATGACCTGCGGGCACTGCGCCACCGCGGTCAGCACCGAGGTCGGCGCGATCCAGGGCGTCAGCGACGTCCAGGTCGACGTCGCCGCCGGTCGGGTCACCGTCACCAGCGAGGGCCCGTTGGAAACCGACACCGTGCGCTCCGCCGTCGACGAGGCCGGTTACGACCTCGTCGGCGCCTGA
- a CDS encoding heavy metal translocating P-type ATPase: MMTTKPLLTAPNQIELAIGGMTCASCAARIEKKLNRMDGVTATVNYATEKATVRYADEVTPDELIATVEKTGYTAALPPPPTPAGGEPAAEPVDELRGLRTRLWVSAVLTVPVIVLAMVPAWQFDFWQWLSLTLAAPVVAYGGLPFHRAAFINLRHGAATMDTLVSLGTLAAFGWSVWALFLGTAGTPGMTHPFSLAINRSDGAGNIYLEAAAGVTVFILAGRYFEARAKRTAGAALRALLELGAKDVAVLRGGTETRIPVDQLVVGDRFVVRPGEKIATDGVVDEGTSAVDASMLTGESVPVEVGPGEPVVGATVNAGGRLVVTATRIGGDTQLAQMARLVEQAQTGKAAVQRLADRISGVFVPIVIALAVGTLGWWLGNGSGGTAAFTAAVAVLIIACPCALGLATPTALLVGTGRGAQLGVLIKGPEVLESTKQVDTVVLDKTGTVTTGRMTLVDVVPAAGEDRAELLRLAGALESASEHPIARAVAAGAAEAGTLPPVTGFVNAEGLGVSGTVDGREMLIGRPRLLREHGLDVPEEVARAAATAEAQGRTAVLAGWDGRARGVLAVADVVRPTSRAAIAQLRALGLTPVLLTGDNTTVAHAVAAELGIDEVVAEVLPADKVDVVRRLQDEGRVVAMVGDGVNDAAALAQADLGLAMGTGTDVAIEASDLTLVRGDLMAAVDAIRLARRTLGIIKGNLFWAFAYNVAALPLAAAGLLNPMIAGAAMAFSSVFVVANSLRLRGFRPVS; encoded by the coding sequence ATGATGACCACCAAGCCCTTGCTGACGGCGCCGAACCAGATCGAGCTGGCGATCGGCGGTATGACCTGCGCCTCCTGCGCGGCCCGGATCGAGAAGAAGCTGAACCGGATGGACGGGGTGACCGCCACCGTCAACTACGCCACGGAGAAGGCCACCGTCCGGTACGCCGACGAGGTCACCCCGGACGAGCTGATCGCCACGGTGGAGAAGACCGGCTACACGGCGGCCCTGCCGCCCCCGCCCACGCCCGCCGGCGGCGAACCGGCCGCCGAGCCGGTGGACGAGCTGCGCGGCCTGCGTACCCGGCTGTGGGTCTCGGCCGTGCTCACCGTGCCGGTGATCGTGCTGGCGATGGTGCCCGCCTGGCAGTTCGACTTCTGGCAGTGGCTGTCGCTCACCCTGGCCGCCCCGGTCGTGGCCTACGGCGGGCTGCCCTTCCACCGGGCGGCCTTCATCAACCTGCGGCACGGAGCGGCGACCATGGACACCCTGGTCTCGCTCGGCACCCTGGCGGCGTTCGGCTGGTCGGTCTGGGCGCTCTTCCTCGGCACCGCCGGTACGCCGGGGATGACCCACCCGTTCAGTCTCGCCATCAACCGATCCGACGGCGCCGGCAACATCTACCTGGAGGCGGCGGCCGGGGTGACCGTGTTCATCCTCGCCGGCCGCTACTTCGAGGCGCGGGCGAAGCGGACCGCCGGCGCGGCCCTGCGGGCCCTGCTCGAACTCGGCGCCAAGGACGTCGCGGTGCTGCGCGGCGGCACGGAGACCCGGATCCCGGTGGACCAGCTCGTGGTGGGGGACCGGTTCGTCGTGCGGCCCGGTGAGAAGATCGCCACGGACGGCGTGGTCGACGAGGGCACCTCGGCGGTCGACGCCAGCATGCTCACCGGCGAGTCCGTCCCGGTCGAGGTCGGCCCGGGCGAGCCCGTGGTCGGCGCGACCGTCAACGCGGGCGGCCGGCTGGTGGTCACCGCCACCCGCATCGGCGGCGACACCCAACTGGCCCAGATGGCCCGGCTGGTCGAGCAGGCGCAGACCGGCAAGGCGGCGGTGCAGCGGCTGGCCGACCGGATCTCCGGCGTCTTCGTGCCGATCGTGATCGCCCTCGCGGTGGGCACCCTCGGCTGGTGGCTCGGCAACGGGTCGGGCGGCACCGCCGCGTTCACCGCCGCCGTGGCGGTGCTGATCATCGCCTGCCCGTGCGCCCTCGGGCTGGCCACGCCGACCGCCCTGCTGGTCGGCACCGGCCGGGGCGCGCAGCTCGGCGTCCTGATCAAGGGGCCGGAGGTGCTGGAGTCCACGAAGCAGGTCGACACGGTCGTGCTGGACAAGACCGGCACCGTCACCACCGGTCGGATGACGCTTGTGGACGTGGTCCCGGCGGCCGGCGAGGACCGTGCGGAGCTGCTGCGGCTCGCCGGGGCGCTGGAGTCCGCGTCCGAGCACCCGATCGCCCGGGCCGTCGCCGCCGGGGCGGCCGAGGCGGGCACGCTGCCGCCGGTGACCGGCTTCGTCAACGCCGAGGGGCTCGGCGTGAGCGGGACGGTCGACGGTCGGGAGATGCTGATCGGTCGGCCCCGACTGCTGCGCGAGCACGGCCTCGACGTACCGGAGGAGGTCGCGCGGGCGGCGGCCACGGCGGAGGCCCAGGGACGGACGGCGGTGCTGGCCGGCTGGGACGGTCGGGCCCGCGGGGTCCTCGCGGTGGCCGACGTGGTCCGACCGACGAGCCGGGCGGCGATCGCACAGCTGCGCGCGCTCGGCCTGACGCCGGTGCTGCTGACCGGCGACAACACCACCGTCGCCCACGCGGTGGCCGCCGAGTTGGGCATCGACGAGGTGGTCGCCGAGGTGCTGCCCGCCGACAAGGTCGACGTCGTGCGGCGGCTCCAGGACGAGGGTCGGGTGGTGGCGATGGTCGGCGACGGGGTCAACGACGCCGCCGCGCTGGCCCAGGCCGACCTCGGCCTGGCCATGGGCACCGGCACGGACGTGGCGATCGAGGCGTCCGACCTGACCCTGGTCCGGGGTGACCTGATGGCCGCCGTGGACGCGATCCGGCTCGCCCGGCGCACCCTCGGCATCATCAAGGGCAACCTGTTCTGGGCCTTCGCCTACAACGTGGCGGCCCTGCCGCTGGCCGCCGCCGGCCTGCTGAACCCGATGATCGCCGGCGCCGCGATGGCCTTCTCCTCGGTCTTCGTGGTTGCCAACAGCCTCCGGCTGCGGGGCTTCCGCCCGGTCTCCTGA
- a CDS encoding CsbD family protein, with amino-acid sequence MGFEDKVNNTTEDAAGKLKEGAGRATDNERLEAEGRNDQASAKLKQAGEKIKDAFKS; translated from the coding sequence ATGGGTTTCGAAGACAAGGTCAACAACACGACCGAGGATGCGGCCGGCAAGCTGAAGGAAGGCGCCGGCCGGGCCACCGACAACGAACGGCTCGAGGCCGAGGGGCGCAACGACCAGGCCAGCGCCAAGCTCAAGCAGGCCGGCGAGAAGATCAAGGACGCCTTCAAGAGCTGA
- a CDS encoding RNA polymerase sigma factor, whose product MSGGHLEDLLRDLAPQVLGLLVRRHGQFDAAEDAVQEALLAATVQWPRQGVPDNPRAWLLTVATRRLTDEWRSERARRNREAALAAREPAYAPAVDEQSPAGDDTLALLFLCCHPALARSAQVALTLRAVGGLTTAQIARAYLVPEATMSQRIRRAKQRIEAAGARFTMPAPGDRDERLRAVLQVLYLIFNEGYTASSGPDLHRADLTTEAIRLARLVHRLLPGDGEVTGLLALMLLTDAHRAARTGPAGELVPLAEQDRDRWDHEAIGEGTALVTEALTWSPPGPYQLQAAIAAVHAEAPSAGRTDWRQILALYRLLARTAPSPMVTLNQAVAVAMVDGPRAGLALLAPLDDDDRTAGHHRLAAVRAHLLELAGEPERARAAYLAAARGTTSLPEQRYLELRAARLTGTDESRRPRESH is encoded by the coding sequence GTGAGCGGAGGCCACCTGGAGGACCTGCTGCGCGACCTGGCGCCGCAGGTCCTCGGCCTGCTCGTCCGCCGGCACGGCCAGTTCGACGCCGCCGAGGACGCCGTGCAGGAGGCGCTGCTCGCCGCCACCGTGCAGTGGCCGCGACAGGGCGTGCCGGACAACCCCCGGGCCTGGTTGCTCACCGTCGCCACGCGCCGGCTGACCGACGAGTGGCGCAGCGAGCGTGCCCGGCGCAACCGGGAGGCCGCGCTGGCCGCCCGCGAGCCGGCGTACGCGCCGGCCGTCGACGAACAGTCACCGGCAGGGGACGACACCCTGGCCCTGCTGTTCCTCTGCTGCCATCCGGCGCTGGCCCGGTCGGCCCAGGTCGCGCTGACGCTACGGGCGGTCGGCGGCCTCACCACCGCGCAGATCGCGAGGGCGTACCTCGTGCCCGAGGCGACGATGAGCCAGCGCATCCGCCGGGCCAAGCAGCGGATCGAGGCCGCCGGGGCGCGGTTCACGATGCCCGCCCCCGGGGATCGGGACGAGCGGCTACGGGCCGTGCTCCAGGTGCTCTACCTGATCTTCAACGAGGGGTACACCGCGTCCAGCGGGCCGGACCTGCACCGGGCCGACCTGACCACCGAGGCGATCCGGCTGGCCCGGCTGGTGCACCGGCTGCTCCCGGGCGACGGCGAGGTGACCGGGCTGCTCGCGTTGATGCTGCTCACCGACGCGCACCGGGCCGCCCGCACCGGGCCGGCCGGGGAGCTGGTCCCGCTCGCCGAGCAGGACCGCGACCGCTGGGACCACGAGGCCATCGGCGAGGGGACCGCGCTGGTCACCGAGGCGTTGACCTGGTCACCGCCCGGCCCGTACCAGCTCCAGGCGGCGATCGCCGCCGTGCACGCCGAGGCCCCGTCCGCCGGACGCACCGACTGGCGACAGATCCTGGCGCTCTACCGGCTGCTCGCCCGGACCGCCCCGAGCCCGATGGTCACCCTGAACCAGGCCGTCGCGGTGGCCATGGTGGACGGTCCCCGCGCCGGCCTGGCCCTGCTCGCCCCGCTCGACGACGACGACCGCACGGCCGGGCACCATCGGCTCGCCGCCGTCCGCGCCCACCTGCTGGAGCTGGCCGGCGAACCGGAGCGGGCCCGGGCGGCGTACCTGGCTGCGGCCCGGGGGACGACGAGCCTGCCGGAGCAGCGCTACCTGGAGTTGCGGGCCGCCCGGCTGACGGGGACCGACGAGTCCCGGCGCCCACGGGAGTCACATTGA
- a CDS encoding YciI family protein gives MKYMLLIWNRPGFVDGLSEQERSALFGEVDELMRELTESGEFLGGQALADPSQARTVRLAGDRPEVTDGPYMESKEQFAGYLMVDCDSPERAAEIAASWPDVRRGFGVLEVRAIMDEAGTEM, from the coding sequence ATGAAGTACATGCTGCTGATCTGGAACCGCCCGGGGTTCGTGGACGGGCTGTCGGAGCAGGAGCGCAGCGCGCTCTTCGGCGAGGTCGACGAGCTCATGCGGGAACTGACCGAGTCGGGCGAGTTCCTCGGCGGCCAGGCCCTGGCCGACCCGTCGCAGGCGCGTACGGTCCGGCTGGCCGGTGACCGGCCGGAGGTGACCGACGGGCCGTACATGGAGAGCAAGGAACAGTTCGCCGGCTACCTGATGGTCGACTGCGACAGTCCCGAGCGGGCCGCCGAGATCGCCGCCAGCTGGCCGGACGTGCGGCGGGGCTTCGGCGTGCTGGAGGTGCGGGCGATCATGGATGAGGCCGGGACGGAAATGTGA
- a CDS encoding DUF2786 domain-containing protein, with protein MPDAEELVNDALAAVRGTDVRLAERQLDRLMIGTGAADGAAAVDAALLRRLARGVGRLAQHGWQPVDLGRLAARRLDPRAAGLVTDALAAQRRELTDPVPPWWDDQLRDLGAGVWWDAGESHLAAWSTRVGCDRFTALRAAVDALALVEGLPPIAVLRPPPGAPGTAVARGGSGSGSRMLDRVRALLAKAESTTYPAEAEALTGKAQELIARHSIDQALLAGVAEPADRPGGMRLGTEPPYAGAKALLAQEVAAANRCEAVWSDDLGFTTVLGWPADLEAVELLYTSLLVQATTAMLRGRGERRARSTGRRTRNYDESFLNAFALRIGERLRAATDAADREATAQAGPERLLPVLATRAEAVRERLDTLFPGVVRGRLTVRDAEGWSSGTSAADRASLGAGPAPKRQVRGRR; from the coding sequence GTGCCGGACGCCGAGGAACTGGTCAACGACGCGCTCGCGGCGGTACGCGGCACCGACGTACGCCTCGCGGAGCGGCAGCTGGACCGGCTGATGATCGGGACGGGCGCCGCGGACGGCGCGGCGGCGGTGGACGCCGCGCTCCTGCGCCGCCTGGCGCGGGGCGTGGGGCGGCTGGCCCAGCACGGCTGGCAGCCGGTGGACCTCGGCCGGCTCGCCGCCCGCCGGCTCGACCCCCGGGCGGCCGGGCTGGTCACCGACGCGCTCGCCGCGCAGCGCCGCGAGCTGACCGACCCGGTGCCGCCGTGGTGGGACGACCAGCTGCGCGACCTGGGCGCCGGGGTGTGGTGGGACGCCGGCGAGAGCCACCTGGCCGCCTGGTCCACCCGCGTCGGGTGCGACCGGTTCACCGCGCTGCGGGCGGCGGTCGACGCGCTGGCCCTGGTCGAGGGGCTCCCGCCGATCGCCGTGCTGCGCCCGCCGCCCGGCGCGCCCGGTACGGCCGTCGCGCGCGGCGGGTCGGGCAGCGGCTCCCGGATGCTCGACCGGGTGCGGGCGCTGCTGGCCAAGGCGGAGTCGACCACCTACCCGGCCGAGGCGGAGGCGCTGACCGGCAAGGCCCAGGAGCTGATCGCCCGGCACAGCATCGACCAGGCGCTGCTGGCGGGCGTCGCCGAGCCCGCCGACCGGCCCGGCGGGATGCGCCTCGGCACCGAGCCCCCGTACGCGGGCGCGAAGGCGCTGCTGGCGCAGGAGGTGGCGGCGGCGAACCGCTGCGAGGCCGTCTGGTCCGACGACCTCGGCTTCACTACCGTGCTGGGCTGGCCGGCCGACCTGGAGGCGGTCGAGCTGCTCTACACCTCGCTGCTGGTGCAGGCCACCACCGCGATGCTGCGCGGCCGGGGGGAACGGCGGGCCAGGAGCACCGGCCGGCGGACCCGGAACTACGACGAGTCCTTCCTCAACGCCTTCGCGCTGCGGATCGGCGAGCGGCTGCGGGCCGCCACGGACGCGGCCGACCGGGAGGCGACGGCGCAGGCCGGGCCGGAACGGCTGCTGCCGGTGCTCGCCACCCGCGCCGAGGCGGTACGCGAACGCCTCGACACGCTCTTCCCCGGCGTCGTCCGGGGGCGGCTCACGGTGCGCGACGCCGAGGGCTGGTCGTCGGGCACCTCCGCCGCCGACCGCGCCTCGCTCGGCGCCGGCCCCGCCCCGAAGCGCCAGGTACGCGGCCGGCGCTGA
- a CDS encoding DUF2243 domain-containing protein: MAGSRFSGNGSGAPDLRRSVLAAAVIGVAVMAAVDEIVFHQILGWHHFYDRSTLSVGLLSDGLLHSAELLALVGGFFWFADLRRRGALVPRAAWGGFLLGAGAFQLFDGIVDHKVLRLHQIRYGVHLLPYDVVWNVAAVALLLLGAWVTWRVRSRSGRDAR; encoded by the coding sequence ATGGCGGGATCGCGGTTTTCGGGCAACGGCTCCGGCGCACCTGATCTTCGCCGGTCGGTCCTCGCCGCCGCGGTCATCGGGGTGGCGGTGATGGCCGCCGTCGACGAGATCGTCTTCCACCAGATCCTCGGCTGGCACCACTTCTACGACCGGTCCACCCTCTCCGTCGGGCTGCTCTCCGACGGGCTGCTGCACTCGGCCGAGCTGCTCGCCCTGGTCGGCGGCTTCTTCTGGTTCGCCGACCTGCGCCGCCGGGGCGCCCTGGTGCCCCGGGCCGCCTGGGGCGGGTTCCTGCTCGGCGCGGGGGCGTTCCAGCTCTTCGACGGGATCGTCGACCACAAGGTGCTGCGGCTGCACCAGATCCGCTACGGGGTGCACCTGCTCCCGTACGACGTGGTGTGGAACGTGGCGGCGGTGGCGCTGCTGCTGCTCGGCGCGTGGGTGACCTGGCGGGTGCGGTCCCGCTCCGGCCGCGACGCCCGGTGA
- a CDS encoding cytochrome c oxidase assembly protein gives MTALAHTGAAAGPAPLPLAAVALLAAGYLLAVSRDGRGWRRRRTVAWLAGCGVLAVALGPLAGGPGDPRVHMAQHVLLGMVAPLALALGAPVTLLLRVVPPAAGRRVGRFLRARPVHVLAHPVTAGLLTTGGLALVLLTPLYAAAERNPVLHHALHVHYVVAGYLFAWSVAGPDPAPRRPGPAVRVGALLAAGAGHAVLAKYLYAHAATLPPGLPERDIDALRAAARFMYYGGDVAELLLATALFAAWYHRRRPRRPAPAAGAGPPAVEAVPVSRCTPSRPSAGA, from the coding sequence GTGACGGCGCTCGCGCACACCGGTGCCGCCGCGGGGCCCGCCCCGCTGCCGCTCGCGGCGGTCGCGTTGCTCGCCGCCGGCTACCTGCTGGCCGTGTCCCGGGACGGGCGCGGCTGGCGTCGCCGGCGTACGGTCGCCTGGCTGGCCGGCTGCGGGGTGCTCGCGGTCGCCCTCGGCCCGCTGGCGGGCGGGCCCGGCGACCCGCGCGTGCACATGGCCCAGCATGTGCTGCTGGGCATGGTCGCGCCGCTCGCGCTGGCCCTCGGCGCGCCGGTGACCCTGCTGCTGCGGGTCGTGCCGCCGGCGGCCGGCCGCCGGGTGGGCCGGTTCCTGCGGGCCAGGCCGGTGCACGTGCTCGCCCATCCGGTGACGGCGGGGCTGCTCACCACCGGCGGGCTGGCGCTGGTGCTGCTCACGCCGCTCTACGCGGCGGCCGAGCGGAACCCGGTGCTGCACCACGCCCTGCACGTGCACTACGTGGTCGCCGGCTACCTGTTCGCCTGGTCGGTGGCCGGCCCGGACCCGGCGCCGCGCCGGCCGGGCCCGGCGGTGCGGGTTGGCGCCCTGCTCGCGGCGGGGGCCGGGCACGCCGTGCTGGCCAAGTACCTCTACGCGCACGCCGCCACCCTCCCGCCCGGGCTGCCCGAGCGGGACATCGACGCGCTGCGCGCGGCGGCCCGGTTCATGTACTACGGCGGCGACGTCGCCGAACTGCTGCTCGCCACCGCCCTCTTCGCGGCCTGGTACCACCGGCGTCGGCCCCGCCGACCGGCACCCGCCGCCGGCGCGGGCCCGCCCGCAGTCGAGGCCGTCCCGGTCAGCCGGTGTACGCCTTCCCGGCCGTCAGCCGGAGCGTGA